The Vigna unguiculata cultivar IT97K-499-35 unplaced genomic scaffold, ASM411807v1 contig_679, whole genome shotgun sequence genome window below encodes:
- the LOC114172684 gene encoding uncharacterized protein LOC114172684 has protein sequence MSGFQGYELCSFISKNPSILTHSLKKTLVPSVEAIRKIVYDHKDFILVLHRCGWILPKYKRIMENVVFLESCGILGTHLSLLLKLHPRLFVAQRSTIENNVSRAVDLGFRENSRMLVHAIHTLSCLSDKTFERKLKLLNCFGFSKDEGLQMFKRTPTLFRTSEKKLKVGMKFFLHTVMLPKSVLIHQPKILMYNMEDRVLPRYKVFQLLKSKNLCKKVPSYIHVLCLSEEMFLDKYISQFRENAEELLVAYKGHYLEA, from the coding sequence ATGTCTGGATTCCAGGGTTACGAGTTATGCAGCTTCATTTCAAAGAATCCCTCCATTTTGACTCATAGCTTGAAGAAAACATTGGTCCCCTCAGTTGAAGCTATTAGGAAAATTGTCTACGACCATAAagattttattcttgttttgcaCAGATGTGGCTGGATACTCCCAAAGTACAAAAGAATTATGGAGAATGTCGTCTTCTTGGAGAGTTGTGGCATTCTTGGGACTCATCTTTCATTGCTACTCAAACTTCATCCAAGGCTTTTCGTTGCACAGCGGTCTACTATTGAAAACAATGTTTCTCGAGCTGTAGACTTGGGTTTTCGTGAAAATTCAAGAATGCTTGTCCATGCAATTCATACATTAAGTTGTTTGAGCGATAAAACATTTGAGAGAAAGTTGAAACTACttaattgttttggtttttcGAAGGATGAGGGCCTGCAAATGTTCAAGAGAACCCCGACTTTGTTTAGAACATCAGAGAAGAAGTTGAAAGTTGGAATGAAATTCTTCTTGCATACAGTTATGCTGCCCAAGTCAGTCCTTATTCACCAGCCTAAGATTTTAATGTACAACATGGAGGATCGCGTGCTTCCTCGATATAAAGTCTTCCAACTGTTGAAATCAAAAAATCTCTGCAAGAAAGTCCCCAGTTATATTCATGTGTTGTGCTTGTCTGAGGAGATGTTCTTGGACAAGTATATATCACAGTTCAGAGAAAATGCAGAGGAGTTATTAGTAGCATACAAGGGTCATTATCTGGAGGCATAA